A genomic segment from Streptomyces sp. NBC_00654 encodes:
- a CDS encoding PadR family transcriptional regulator has protein sequence MEPGYSAKQARATAQLRKGVLEYCVLALMRDRPRYGVELLAALEDSGALATSQGTVYPLLSRLRRDDLVTTTWQESAVGPPRRYYALTGSGRAALEEFTLLWPGFRNAVDAFLNVPRPSPGDPA, from the coding sequence ATGGAACCAGGTTATTCAGCTAAGCAGGCTCGGGCAACCGCCCAGCTGCGCAAGGGCGTCCTGGAGTACTGCGTCCTCGCTCTCATGCGGGACCGCCCTCGCTACGGCGTGGAACTGCTGGCCGCCCTGGAGGACTCCGGCGCCCTGGCCACCAGCCAGGGCACCGTCTATCCGCTGCTCTCCCGGCTCCGCCGCGACGACCTGGTCACCACCACCTGGCAGGAGTCCGCCGTCGGGCCGCCGCGCCGCTACTACGCGCTCACCGGCAGTGGCCGGGCCGCGCTTGAGGAGTTCACTCTCCTGTGGCCCGGCTTCCGTAACGCCGTCGACGCTTTCCTGAACGTCCCCCGCCCCTCCCCTGGAGACCCCGCATGA